The Trichocoleus sp. FACHB-46 genome has a segment encoding these proteins:
- a CDS encoding ribulose bisphosphate carboxylase small subunit, with the protein MSYYISPRFLDKLAVHITKNFLDLPNVRVPLLLGIHGRKGEGKSFQCELVFERLGVEVVHMSAGELESPDAGDPARLIRLRYREAAELVRTRGKMTVLMINDLDAGAGRLDQGTQYTVNTQLVNGTLMNIADNPTNVQLPGSYDSTPLHRVPIIITGNDLSTLYAPLIRDGRMDKFYWEPNRDDKIGIVRGIFEADAIQQQNIEQLVDHFINQSVDFFGALRSRLYDEQVLNFIKDVGYDRVSLRVVNSGDRPPEFHRPDFSLPHLIEVGEFMVQEQQRVQQMRLSEEYNRNLRLGFHRANEEESRPAPQPRPEQQSAPPQPANGNRSKSVNQESNQRPQPMAQQTHSTSAKLNVEAADQVQQILAQGYRLGIEFVDERRFRTNSWQSYPAIQGHESEAIAALEACLAEHSNDYVRVVGIDPKAKRRMMETVVQRPNGKSS; encoded by the coding sequence ATGAGCTACTACATCTCGCCTCGCTTCCTGGATAAGCTAGCTGTTCATATCACAAAAAACTTTCTCGATTTACCCAACGTCCGAGTTCCCTTGCTTTTAGGCATCCACGGTCGTAAAGGCGAAGGGAAATCTTTTCAGTGCGAGTTAGTTTTCGAGCGCCTGGGAGTCGAAGTTGTCCATATGTCGGCGGGCGAGTTAGAGAGTCCAGATGCGGGAGATCCGGCTCGCCTAATCCGCCTGAGATACCGAGAAGCTGCCGAGTTGGTGCGGACGCGAGGCAAAATGACCGTGCTGATGATCAACGACTTAGACGCTGGAGCTGGGCGACTTGATCAAGGGACGCAGTACACCGTAAACACCCAGTTGGTGAACGGCACCTTAATGAATATTGCCGACAACCCTACCAACGTCCAACTACCTGGCAGTTACGACTCGACCCCATTGCACCGTGTGCCGATCATTATCACAGGAAATGACTTGTCAACTTTATACGCCCCCCTGATCCGGGACGGGCGGATGGATAAGTTCTATTGGGAGCCGAATCGAGACGACAAAATTGGCATTGTCCGTGGCATTTTTGAAGCAGATGCGATTCAGCAGCAAAACATTGAACAGCTGGTTGATCACTTTATTAATCAATCCGTCGATTTCTTTGGAGCGCTTCGGTCTCGGCTCTACGATGAACAGGTGTTGAACTTCATTAAAGATGTCGGGTACGATCGCGTCTCCCTCAGGGTGGTTAATAGCGGCGATCGCCCCCCCGAATTCCACAGACCTGACTTTAGCTTGCCGCATCTAATTGAAGTCGGTGAATTTATGGTGCAGGAGCAGCAACGGGTGCAGCAAATGCGCTTGTCAGAAGAATACAATCGCAACTTGCGGCTAGGATTCCATCGGGCCAATGAAGAGGAATCTCGCCCGGCTCCCCAACCTCGCCCTGAACAGCAGAGCGCTCCTCCTCAGCCTGCCAATGGCAACCGTTCCAAAAGCGTTAACCAGGAATCTAACCAACGTCCACAGCCTATGGCACAGCAAACCCACTCTACGAGCGCCAAGTTAAATGTTGAGGCGGCAGACCAGGTACAGCAAATTTTGGCTCAAGGCTACCGCTTGGGCATTGAATTTGTGGATGAGCGTCGCTTCCGTACTAACTCCTGGCAATCCTACCCTGCGATTCAAGGCCATGAGTCAGAGGCGATCGCAGCGTTAGAAGCCTGTTTAGCAGAGCATAGTAATGACTACGTTCGGGTAGTTGGCATTGATCCCAAAGCCAAGCGCCGCATGATGGAAACGGTAGTTCAACGCCCAAATGGCAAATCGAGTTAA
- the thiD gene encoding bifunctional hydroxymethylpyrimidine kinase/phosphomethylpyrimidine kinase, whose amino-acid sequence MTLTGNSRIPVALTIAGSDSGGGAGIQADLRTFAFHQVHGTSALTCITAQNTLGVNRVDALPAAAVVAQIEAVVQDIRVQATKTGMLLNQEIIAAVAQQVQLLRLQNLVVDPVMVSRTGAQLIDDSAIATLRDALIPQAVIVTPNRYEAQLLSGLTIVTLDDMQAAAQRIYQLGAKAVLVKGGGMAGELRGVDVWFDGQHLETLTTSSVDTKNTHGTGCTLSAAIAANLADGKDLLSATKMAKDYVTTALTHSLNIGQGQGPVGHFFPLLSR is encoded by the coding sequence ATGACCCTGACAGGGAATTCACGGATTCCTGTGGCACTGACGATCGCGGGTTCTGATAGCGGTGGTGGGGCAGGAATTCAGGCTGACTTACGCACTTTTGCCTTTCATCAAGTGCATGGCACTAGTGCGCTCACTTGTATCACGGCCCAAAATACTTTAGGAGTCAATCGCGTTGATGCGTTGCCTGCTGCGGCTGTCGTGGCTCAGATAGAAGCGGTGGTGCAAGACATCAGGGTGCAAGCGACTAAGACGGGGATGCTGCTGAACCAAGAAATTATCGCAGCGGTGGCACAGCAGGTGCAGCTTTTGCGACTGCAGAATTTGGTCGTCGATCCAGTCATGGTGTCTCGGACTGGAGCACAGTTGATCGATGACTCGGCGATCGCCACCTTAAGAGATGCCTTAATTCCCCAAGCTGTGATCGTCACCCCCAATCGCTACGAGGCTCAACTTTTAAGCGGTCTGACAATCGTCACACTCGATGACATGCAAGCAGCGGCTCAACGGATTTATCAGCTAGGAGCTAAAGCAGTATTGGTCAAAGGCGGGGGCATGGCTGGCGAACTGCGAGGGGTTGATGTCTGGTTTGATGGCCAGCATCTAGAAACTTTGACCACTTCTAGTGTTGACACAAAAAACACCCACGGCACTGGCTGCACTCTCTCAGCTGCGATCGCCGCCAATCTAGCAGACGGCAAAGATTTACTATCTGCTACCAAGATGGCTAAAGATTACGTCACTACAGCCTTGACTCATTCCCTAAATATTGGGCAAGGGCAAGGCCCTGTAGGGCACTTTTTCCCTTTATTATCCCGCTGA
- a CDS encoding ribulose bisphosphate carboxylase small subunit, whose amino-acid sequence MRTLPKERRYETLSYLPPLSDAQITRQLQYILDQGYIPAVEFSEDSDPEQHYWTLWKLPLFGASSTQEVLSEVRACRSEYSNSYIRVVGFDNIKQCQVLSFIVHKPNTNRY is encoded by the coding sequence ATGAGAACTCTACCCAAAGAGCGTCGTTACGAAACCTTATCCTATCTTCCCCCTCTGTCTGACGCTCAAATCACCAGACAACTCCAGTACATCCTCGACCAAGGCTACATTCCCGCTGTAGAGTTCAGCGAAGATTCCGATCCTGAGCAGCACTACTGGACTTTGTGGAAGTTGCCTCTGTTTGGTGCATCTAGCACTCAAGAAGTTCTCAGTGAAGTACGCGCTTGCCGCTCTGAGTACTCTAATTCCTACATCCGTGTTGTGGGTTTCGACAACATCAAGCAGTGCCAAGTGCTAAGCTTCATCGTTCACAAGCCCAACACCAACCGCTACTAA
- a CDS encoding phasin family protein, whose protein sequence is MAGFGDLVQKAFYLGVGLASYAGEKAGGKLGELRVQAQKLADELVAKGEMSTEEARRFVDDMVNRAQQPGATPAPEPTSSEPRRIEILSDDEEPTKAETQNVDNLRQQVMDLQEELRRLERE, encoded by the coding sequence ATGGCTGGATTTGGTGATCTTGTCCAAAAAGCGTTTTACCTAGGAGTCGGACTGGCCTCCTATGCAGGCGAGAAAGCAGGCGGCAAGCTAGGGGAACTACGGGTACAAGCCCAAAAACTAGCAGATGAACTCGTGGCTAAGGGCGAGATGAGCACAGAAGAAGCCCGTCGATTTGTTGACGATATGGTGAATCGAGCCCAGCAACCTGGAGCAACTCCCGCTCCAGAGCCAACAAGCTCGGAACCGCGACGGATCGAAATTCTCTCAGATGATGAAGAGCCAACTAAGGCTGAAACGCAAAATGTAGACAATTTGCGCCAGCAAGTGATGGATTTGCAAGAGGAACTACGGCGGCTAGAGCGAGAGTAG
- the ftsZ gene encoding cell division protein FtsZ — protein sequence MDGIVPSSVAKIKVIGVGGGGGNAVNRMIASDVSGVEFWSVNTDAQALAQAMAPKHLQVGQKLTRGLGAGGNPAIGQKAAEESRDEIAAALENSDLVFITAGMGGGTGTGAAPIVAEIAKEVGALTVGVVTRPFTFEGRRRTSQADEGIAALQSRVDTLIVIPNDKLLSVISEQTPVQEAFRVADDILRQGVQGISDIITIPGLVNVDFADVRAVMADAGSALMGIGIGSGKSRAREAAMAAISSPLLESSIDGAKGVVFNITGGTDLTLHEVNAAAEIIYEVVDPNANIIFGAVIDERMQGEIRITVIATGFTGEAQPAAQPARVAPLRRGVTPPITPQAPQTPVNEPRNRPGEPDIPEFLQRRRERPPTR from the coding sequence ATGGATGGGATTGTCCCCAGTAGTGTTGCCAAAATCAAAGTAATTGGCGTTGGTGGAGGGGGTGGCAACGCAGTCAATCGCATGATTGCCAGCGACGTATCAGGAGTTGAGTTTTGGTCCGTTAATACGGATGCTCAAGCTCTAGCTCAGGCAATGGCTCCCAAGCATTTACAAGTTGGCCAAAAATTGACTCGTGGTCTAGGTGCAGGTGGTAATCCAGCGATCGGGCAGAAAGCAGCGGAAGAGTCCCGCGATGAAATTGCAGCAGCCCTAGAAAATTCTGACTTAGTGTTCATCACCGCTGGCATGGGCGGGGGCACCGGAACTGGCGCAGCTCCGATTGTGGCTGAGATTGCTAAGGAAGTTGGCGCTTTAACGGTAGGAGTCGTCACTCGTCCGTTTACCTTTGAAGGCCGACGACGCACCAGCCAAGCAGATGAAGGCATCGCAGCCCTACAAAGCCGAGTAGACACCCTGATCGTTATTCCCAACGACAAATTATTGTCAGTGATCTCCGAGCAGACTCCGGTTCAAGAGGCATTCCGAGTCGCCGATGATATTTTGCGCCAAGGGGTGCAGGGAATTTCGGACATCATTACCATCCCTGGTTTGGTTAACGTGGATTTTGCAGACGTACGAGCCGTGATGGCTGATGCAGGCTCTGCATTGATGGGAATCGGCATTGGTTCTGGCAAGTCACGGGCGAGAGAAGCCGCGATGGCAGCTATTTCATCACCCCTTCTGGAATCCTCCATTGATGGAGCTAAAGGGGTAGTCTTCAATATCACGGGCGGCACTGACTTAACGCTCCATGAAGTCAATGCTGCTGCCGAAATCATCTATGAAGTCGTTGATCCCAATGCCAATATCATCTTTGGGGCAGTCATCGACGAGCGCATGCAGGGAGAAATTCGGATCACGGTCATTGCCACAGGTTTTACGGGTGAGGCTCAACCCGCAGCTCAACCCGCTAGAGTCGCGCCACTGCGCCGAGGTGTCACCCCTCCGATTACGCCTCAGGCTCCTCAAACGCCAGTCAACGAACCGAGAAATAGACCTGGTGAACCAGACATTCCTGAGTTTCTTCAAAGAAGAAGAGAGAGACCCCCAACTCGTTAA